A genomic segment from Nicotiana tabacum cultivar K326 chromosome 7, ASM71507v2, whole genome shotgun sequence encodes:
- the LOC107770776 gene encoding uncharacterized protein LOC107770776: MDPQPYEQQQHTIPPKPPDIDQSMIKSSFKDMLTTSNPLLFTNIENHQDIDLLMMDSEDQVVDQSILTTSKGIKFITLSDEEKVRIYEPWKNSIIVKLVGKRMLHHYLKRKIQELWKPTEDFQLIDLGVDYYIIKFKKKENMDKVMHQGPWFINGHFLSITGWKPNFVSTQEKVTNSAVWIRLPQLPTEFYDGKILEKIVNAIGRLLKIDVCTSTSLRGHYERLCVKLPLKAPVQPFIYVDHHKQAIHYEGENFLCENCGQLGHIAQKCSFIIQKNRDRNNEDTSKELSTITNDGKKEQWTTISFSKGGHC; the protein is encoded by the coding sequence ATGGATCCCCAACCCtatgaacaacaacaacacacaATACCTCCTAAACCCCCAGATATTGATCAAAGCATGATCAAATCTAGCTTCAAAGATATGCTTACCACTTCGAACCCTTTACTCTTCACCAATATTGAAAATCATCAAGATATAGACCTCCTAATGATGGACTCAGAAGATCAAGTAGTTGATCAATCAATCTTAACGACCTCAAAGGGTATCAAATTCATAACACTCTCTGATGAGGAGAAGGTACGAATCTATGAGCCATGGAAAAATTCCATCATAGTAAAGCTAGTGGGCAAGCGTATGTTACACCACTATCTAAAGAGAAAAATTCAAGAACTATGGAAACCAACTGAAGATTTCCAGTTGATTGACCTTGGAGTAGATTACTACATAATCAAattcaagaaaaaggaaaatatggaCAAGGTAATGCATCAAGGCCCTTGGTTCATTAACGGACATTTCCTCTCTATTACTGGATGGAAACCAAACTTTGTTTCCACTCAAGAGAAAGTCACAAACTCTGCAGTATGGATTAGACTTCCTCAATTACCTACAGAATTTTACGATGGCAAAATTCTGGAAAAAATTGTTAATGCAATTGGCCGGCTCCTAAAAATTGATGTTTGCACATCAACAAGTCTGAGAGGTCATTATGAAAGATTATGTGTGAAATTACCATTGAAAGCTCCAGTTCAACCGTTCATCTATGTTGACCACCACAAACAAGCAATACACTACGAAGGTGAAAATTTTCTTTGTGAAAACTGTGGACAATTGGGGCACATAGCACAAAAATGCTCCTTTATTATTCAGAAAAATAGAGATAGAAATAATGAAGATACAAGCAAGGAATTATCAACAATTACAAATGATGGGAAAAAAGAACAATGGACAACAATTTCTTTTTCCAAAGGAGGACATTGTTAA